AAAGGGGGATTAACTTTTGAAAATTACTGAAGATGTGTACAAATTAGATTCAACAAGCTGGAACTATGCATATCTAATTTTAGGAGATGAAATAGTTTTAATTGACACTGGACGACTAGGGCAAGGAAAAAATATTTTAAAAGAGATTAAGTCCATGAATATTAGACCAGAGGAACTTAAACACATTTTGATTACCCATCATGATGTGGATCATGTGGGGAACCTTGCCTTGCTTGAAAAAGCAACTGGGGCTGAAATATGGGCTCCAAAGGAAGATATTCCTTACATCTATAGTGAAAAAAATCGTCCAGGGATTAAAAGGATAATATCACTTTTTATGAAGGTTAAAAAGCCTCAAAATATAAATGTATATGGTGAAAACCAAAAAATAGGGGCTATTCATGTCATACCAACCCCAGGCCATACTCCTGGACACGTATGTCTGCTTTATAAAGATGTTCTGTTTGTGGGAGATTTGGTTAGAACTTCT
This portion of the Methanobacterium sp. genome encodes:
- a CDS encoding MBL fold metallo-hydrolase, with protein sequence MKITEDVYKLDSTSWNYAYLILGDEIVLIDTGRLGQGKNILKEIKSMNIRPEELKHILITHHDVDHVGNLALLEKATGAEIWAPKEDIPYIYSEKNRPGIKRIISLFMKVKKPQNINVYGENQKIGAIHVIPTPGHTPGHVCLLYKDVLFVGDLVRTSKGKLGTMRSSSTWDETLLKESIKKISDYDFEWICTAHGEPIRRDEQWEEFIKDLGKNEHS